In a single window of the Streptacidiphilus sp. P02-A3a genome:
- a CDS encoding STAS domain-containing protein — protein sequence MTELSTTTRSTPTGPVLEIAGDLDFHTAPRAREALLGLTPGPGELLVIDLSALTFCDSSGITVLVAARNHALSHQAQIALAAVPSVVARTFKITGLTQIFPTHPTAQDATAQWAARPGSARPGSRT from the coding sequence GTGACCGAGCTGAGCACCACCACCCGCTCCACCCCGACCGGGCCCGTCCTGGAGATCGCCGGCGATCTCGACTTCCACACCGCCCCCCGGGCCCGCGAAGCCCTCCTGGGCCTCACCCCGGGCCCCGGCGAGCTCCTCGTCATCGACCTGAGCGCGCTCACCTTCTGCGACTCCTCCGGCATCACCGTGCTCGTCGCCGCCCGCAACCACGCGCTCAGCCACCAGGCGCAGATCGCCCTGGCCGCGGTCCCCTCCGTGGTGGCCCGCACCTTCAAGATCACCGGCCTCACCCAGATCTTCCCCACCCACCCCACCGCCCAGGACGCCACCGCCCAGTGGGCGGCGCGGCCCGGGTCGGCGCGGCCCGGGTCGAGGACGTGA
- a CDS encoding aldo/keto reductase produces MELRHLGRTGLRVSRIGLGTMTWGRDLDEHDAAEQLKTFVGAGGTLVDTADVYADGGAEYVLSRLLEDLVPRSELVIATKAGSVPDQDRRFDGSRGHLLAALDSSLRRLGTDYVDLWQVHAFDPDTPTEETLHALDLAVSSGRARYVGVSNFCGWQLAKAATWQRAVPGRTPLAATQMEYSLLQRGIEREVLPAALDSGMGLLAASPLGRGVLTGKYRHGTPADSRGASPYFSAFVQPYLDERGRKIVDAVATAADGLGVTPLQVALAWVRDRPGVVAPIVGARNAAQLAAALSVESLTLPEEIHRALDDISAPVHYYPDHDWSAL; encoded by the coding sequence GTGGAACTACGACACCTGGGCCGGACCGGGCTCCGCGTCTCCCGGATCGGCCTCGGCACCATGACCTGGGGCCGGGACCTGGACGAGCACGACGCGGCCGAGCAGCTGAAGACCTTCGTCGGGGCCGGGGGCACCCTGGTCGACACCGCCGACGTCTACGCCGACGGCGGCGCCGAGTACGTGCTGTCCCGGCTGCTGGAGGACCTGGTCCCGCGTTCCGAGCTGGTGATCGCGACCAAGGCGGGCAGCGTGCCCGACCAGGACCGGCGCTTCGACGGCTCGCGCGGCCACCTGCTGGCGGCGCTGGACTCCTCGCTGCGGCGGCTCGGCACCGACTACGTCGACCTGTGGCAGGTGCACGCCTTCGACCCGGACACGCCGACCGAGGAGACCCTGCACGCGCTGGACCTGGCGGTGAGCTCCGGCCGGGCGCGCTACGTGGGGGTGTCCAACTTCTGCGGCTGGCAGCTGGCCAAGGCCGCGACCTGGCAGCGCGCGGTACCCGGGCGCACGCCCCTGGCCGCTACCCAGATGGAGTACTCGCTGCTCCAGCGGGGGATAGAGCGCGAGGTCCTGCCCGCCGCGCTGGACAGCGGCATGGGGCTGCTGGCCGCCTCCCCGCTCGGCCGCGGCGTGCTCACCGGGAAGTACCGCCACGGCACGCCCGCCGACTCGCGCGGCGCCTCGCCGTACTTCTCCGCCTTCGTCCAGCCGTACCTGGACGAGCGCGGGCGGAAGATCGTGGACGCGGTGGCCACCGCCGCCGACGGGCTCGGCGTGACCCCGCTGCAGGTCGCCCTCGCCTGGGTGCGCGACCGGCCGGGGGTGGTCGCGCCGATCGTCGGCGCCCGCAACGCCGCGCAGCTCGCGGCGGCACTGTCAGTGGAGTCCCTTACCCTGCCGGAGGAGATCCACCGGGCGCTGGACGACATCTCGGCGCCCGTGCACTACTACCCGGACCACGACTGGAGCGCGCTATGA
- a CDS encoding AAA family ATPase, producing MTLESAEKAAPEVPAAPEPGTGATADTDPTAGTGVPAQTPAELAAAIRAVGAGEAAAPDRSEALRATAEVLAAGGAPAQLLDATVAALGEGAPKLLREDPWAILGVPGVRPEHADGFARGLLGADCGPDDPRRAEALTGWLLEQAAVHGHTAVELPTISAGLEKQGVPDAAAALAAVLGEGRVMAFQEEEPEEGGHRAQADEEEEPPTRVLLALDRLALAEESLADGLVRLLSTFEGDPRPTADDTSADDAASADDTSADDATDSTDSTDAEGAAESDAAPLDWAGAAGAAPSASAAALIRAVTGSGLVLHTGGQAARAEPVALVRAARELGLRACVGAATEDGRRRLGDESATTVAGLLSGTEGPGRAPDGSLALDLLVVCDASALDTETAATLVESVADGARLVLSGDPAELWSAGPGRVFADLLAARICPVVASRTPDFGPIGELVSGIGIGELLPAEAPDKEVVIITARDAEETAHRALQLVRDSIPRALGIPAEQVRVLTPGHGGAAGTRALNVALKQQLNPGPGAFGGYDPGDQVVHSPAPGVSRPATVRAGGPEGLVLDCEGRELRVPRDQVGGTLRHGWALTAHQAAGRRWPGVVVLLPPEAAADLTRQWVYSAFNRAERHLSVVHAVGPALAQAVTAVPARPRTTRLRGILAEQAADLPD from the coding sequence ATGACCCTGGAGAGCGCAGAGAAGGCGGCGCCGGAGGTCCCGGCGGCCCCGGAGCCCGGCACCGGCGCCACCGCGGACACCGACCCGACCGCCGGGACCGGCGTGCCCGCGCAGACCCCGGCCGAGCTGGCGGCGGCGATCCGCGCGGTCGGCGCGGGCGAGGCCGCCGCGCCCGACCGGAGCGAGGCGCTGCGGGCCACCGCCGAGGTCCTGGCCGCCGGCGGCGCGCCGGCGCAGCTGCTGGACGCCACCGTGGCCGCCCTCGGCGAGGGCGCGCCGAAGCTGCTGCGGGAGGACCCCTGGGCGATCCTGGGCGTCCCCGGCGTACGCCCGGAGCACGCCGACGGCTTCGCGCGCGGCCTGCTCGGCGCCGACTGCGGCCCCGACGACCCGCGCCGGGCGGAGGCGCTCACCGGCTGGCTGCTGGAGCAGGCCGCCGTCCACGGGCACACCGCCGTGGAACTGCCCACCATCAGCGCCGGGCTGGAGAAGCAGGGCGTCCCGGACGCCGCCGCCGCACTGGCGGCGGTGCTCGGCGAGGGCCGGGTGATGGCCTTCCAGGAGGAGGAGCCCGAGGAGGGCGGCCACCGGGCGCAGGCGGACGAGGAGGAGGAGCCGCCGACGCGGGTGCTGCTGGCCCTGGACCGGCTCGCCCTGGCCGAGGAGAGCCTGGCCGACGGCCTGGTCCGGCTGCTGTCCACGTTCGAGGGCGACCCGCGGCCCACCGCCGACGACACATCCGCCGACGACGCCGCATCCGCCGACGACACATCCGCCGACGACGCCACCGACAGTACCGACAGCACCGACGCCGAGGGCGCGGCGGAGTCCGACGCGGCCCCGCTGGACTGGGCCGGGGCGGCCGGTGCCGCGCCCTCGGCGTCCGCCGCCGCGCTGATCCGCGCGGTCACCGGCAGCGGCCTGGTGCTGCACACCGGTGGCCAGGCGGCCCGCGCCGAGCCGGTGGCGCTGGTCCGCGCGGCCCGCGAACTGGGCCTGCGCGCCTGCGTCGGCGCCGCCACCGAGGACGGCCGACGGCGCCTCGGCGACGAGTCCGCGACCACCGTCGCCGGGCTGCTCAGCGGCACCGAGGGGCCCGGCCGGGCCCCCGACGGCTCGCTCGCGCTGGACCTGCTGGTGGTCTGCGACGCGTCGGCGCTGGACACCGAGACCGCCGCGACCCTGGTCGAGTCGGTCGCCGACGGGGCCCGGCTGGTGCTCAGCGGCGACCCGGCGGAACTCTGGTCGGCCGGTCCCGGGCGGGTCTTCGCGGATCTGCTGGCGGCCCGGATCTGCCCGGTGGTGGCCTCGCGCACGCCCGACTTCGGTCCGATCGGCGAGCTGGTCTCCGGCATCGGCATCGGTGAGCTGCTGCCGGCCGAGGCCCCGGACAAGGAGGTGGTGATCATCACCGCCCGGGACGCCGAGGAGACGGCCCACCGCGCGCTGCAACTGGTCCGCGACTCCATCCCGCGCGCGCTGGGCATCCCGGCCGAGCAGGTGCGGGTGCTGACCCCGGGCCACGGCGGGGCGGCCGGTACCCGGGCGCTGAACGTGGCGCTCAAGCAGCAGCTGAACCCGGGTCCCGGGGCCTTCGGCGGCTACGACCCGGGCGACCAGGTGGTGCACTCCCCCGCGCCCGGCGTCAGCCGCCCGGCGACGGTCCGCGCGGGCGGCCCCGAGGGCCTGGTGCTGGACTGCGAGGGGCGCGAGCTGCGGGTGCCGCGCGACCAGGTCGGCGGCACGCTGCGGCACGGCTGGGCGCTGACCGCGCACCAGGCGGCCGGACGCCGCTGGCCGGGTGTGGTGGTGCTGCTGCCGCCGGAGGCCGCGGCGGACCTCACCCGGCAGTGGGTGTACTCGGCGTTCAACCGGGCGGAGCGGCACCTGTCGGTGGTCCACGCCGTGGGCCCGGCGCTGGCGCAGGCGGTCACCGCGGTACCGGCCCGGCCGCGGACCACCCGCCTGCGCGGGATCCTGGCCGAGCAGGCGGCCGACCTGCCCGACTGA
- a CDS encoding gluconokinase codes for MSASGSPRRPCVVVMGVSAVGKTTVARLLSEQLGVALGDADDLHPEANIAKMSAGVPLDDTDRRPWLEAVGRWLRERNDVGGVVACSALKRSYRDVLRSACPSVVFLHLSASRALLADRIGQRTDHFMPASLLDSQLAVLEPLGPRERGLVIDAAPAPDRIVRTAVDLLTRPRDQASG; via the coding sequence ATGTCCGCCAGCGGCTCGCCGCGCCGTCCGTGCGTGGTGGTGATGGGCGTCTCCGCGGTCGGCAAGACCACGGTGGCCCGGCTGCTCTCCGAACAGCTGGGCGTTGCCCTCGGCGACGCGGACGACCTCCACCCGGAGGCCAACATCGCCAAGATGTCCGCGGGCGTCCCGCTCGACGACACGGACCGGCGGCCCTGGCTGGAGGCCGTCGGCCGCTGGCTGCGCGAGCGGAACGACGTCGGCGGCGTGGTGGCCTGCTCGGCCCTCAAGCGGAGCTACCGGGACGTGCTGCGGTCCGCCTGCCCCTCGGTCGTCTTCCTCCACCTGTCGGCGAGCCGCGCGCTGCTGGCGGATCGGATCGGGCAGCGCACCGACCACTTCATGCCGGCGTCGCTGCTCGACTCGCAGCTCGCCGTGCTGGAGCCGCTCGGGCCGCGGGAGCGCGGCCTGGTGATCGACGCCGCCCCGGCGCCCGACCGGATCGTGCGGACGGCCGTGGACCTCCTGACGCGACCGCGGGACCAGGCCTCCGGCTGA
- a CDS encoding LLM class F420-dependent oxidoreductase: MRLGINLGYWGLGMDADNTAVAQEADRLGYAVCWAAEAYGSDAATVLAYVAAKTERIDVGSAIFQIPARQPTMTAMTAATLDALSGGRFRLGLGVSGPQVSEGWYGVKFDKPLARTREYVEIIRLAMSRERVAHDGANWTLPLPGGPGKALKLTVHPVREHIPLYIAAIGPKNLELTGEIADGWLGIFFAPEQAALSLDPLRAGRAKSGLTLDGFDVAPNVPIVVSGSDSAEDLAAAADGLRDYTALYVGGMGSKEQNFYNRIACRMGYEQAADEIQAKYMARDKAGAAAAVPQQLIDSTALIGTRDRIADRLRAYADAGVTTVNLAPVGFSLAERVLALRTGVEALEQAGLA; this comes from the coding sequence GTGCGACTCGGCATCAACCTCGGCTACTGGGGCCTCGGCATGGACGCTGACAACACCGCCGTCGCCCAGGAGGCGGACCGCCTCGGCTACGCGGTGTGCTGGGCGGCCGAGGCCTACGGCTCCGACGCGGCCACCGTCCTCGCCTACGTGGCGGCGAAGACCGAGCGGATCGATGTCGGCTCGGCGATCTTCCAGATCCCCGCCCGCCAGCCCACCATGACCGCGATGACCGCGGCCACCCTGGACGCCCTGTCCGGCGGCCGGTTCCGGCTCGGCCTCGGGGTCTCCGGACCGCAGGTCTCCGAGGGCTGGTACGGCGTCAAGTTCGACAAGCCGCTGGCCCGCACCCGCGAGTACGTCGAGATCATCCGGCTGGCCATGTCCCGCGAGCGGGTCGCGCACGACGGCGCCAACTGGACGCTGCCGCTGCCCGGCGGCCCGGGCAAGGCGCTGAAGCTCACCGTGCACCCGGTGCGCGAGCACATCCCGCTGTACATCGCCGCGATCGGCCCGAAGAACCTGGAGCTGACCGGCGAGATCGCCGACGGCTGGCTCGGCATCTTCTTCGCCCCCGAGCAGGCCGCCCTGTCGCTGGACCCGCTGCGGGCCGGGCGGGCCAAGTCCGGGCTGACCCTGGACGGCTTCGACGTCGCGCCCAACGTCCCGATCGTGGTCAGCGGCAGCGACAGCGCCGAGGACCTCGCGGCGGCGGCGGACGGGCTGCGCGACTACACCGCGCTGTACGTCGGCGGCATGGGCAGCAAGGAGCAGAACTTCTACAACCGGATCGCCTGTCGGATGGGCTACGAGCAGGCCGCCGACGAGATCCAGGCGAAGTACATGGCCCGGGACAAGGCGGGCGCGGCGGCCGCGGTCCCGCAGCAGCTGATCGACTCCACCGCGCTGATCGGCACCCGCGACCGCATCGCCGACCGCCTCCGCGCCTACGCCGACGCCGGAGTGACCACCGTCAACCTCGCACCGGTCGGCTTCTCGCTCGCCGAGCGGGTGCTGGCGCTGCGCACCGGGGTCGAGGCACTGGAGCAGGCCGGCCTCGCCTGA
- a CDS encoding amidohydrolase family protein encodes MLERAGTIGLRDELMTDRELGTALELATTEAAAALGLREYGLAVGDRADLVVVDAAGVPEAVACHPRRLLVLHAGRIVHDAGRLAPPVS; translated from the coding sequence ATGCTCGAACGCGCCGGCACCATCGGCCTGCGCGACGAGCTGATGACCGACCGGGAACTGGGCACCGCCCTGGAACTCGCGACGACCGAGGCCGCGGCCGCGCTCGGCCTGCGGGAGTACGGCCTGGCGGTCGGCGACCGGGCCGACCTGGTGGTCGTGGACGCCGCCGGTGTACCCGAGGCGGTGGCCTGTCACCCGCGGCGGCTGCTGGTGCTGCATGCCGGACGGATCGTCCACGACGCGGGACGCCTGGCACCGCCGGTCTCCTGA
- a CDS encoding chaplin, translating to MATGSVLASTAGYAYADASAIGAAADSPGVGSGNTVQVPLAVPVNVCGNTVNVVGLLNPAMGNNCRNVTHHGAEGAPSGDNGAGAGAGVGHLPGGGHLPGGGHLPGLGHVPGLGHLPGGGHVDNGGSTATGGSTATGGSHDSPGVGSGNTVQLPIAIPVNACGDSVSVIGLLNPAYGNHCANVGGVAPVHPVTPPTHCAPPPPVTTRRATPPAPRHSPPPPATRVLAAVPVAHQAVLASTGASDDLDVLVPGAAALVLGGGVLYRRSRPGQR from the coding sequence ATGGCGACCGGGAGCGTCCTGGCATCCACCGCCGGCTATGCGTACGCGGACGCCAGCGCTATCGGCGCTGCCGCCGACTCCCCGGGCGTGGGCTCGGGCAACACCGTCCAGGTGCCGCTCGCGGTACCGGTGAACGTCTGCGGAAACACCGTCAACGTGGTCGGGCTGCTCAACCCGGCCATGGGCAACAACTGTAGGAATGTCACACACCACGGCGCGGAGGGCGCGCCGAGCGGGGACAACGGAGCCGGTGCGGGTGCCGGCGTCGGGCACCTGCCGGGCGGCGGGCACCTGCCGGGCGGCGGGCACCTGCCCGGTCTCGGCCACGTCCCCGGTCTCGGTCACCTCCCCGGTGGCGGGCACGTCGACAACGGCGGCAGCACGGCCACCGGCGGCAGCACGGCCACCGGCGGCAGCCACGACTCGCCCGGCGTGGGCTCGGGCAACACCGTCCAGCTGCCGATCGCGATCCCGGTGAACGCCTGTGGTGACTCGGTGAGCGTCATCGGCCTGCTCAACCCGGCCTATGGCAACCACTGCGCCAACGTGGGGGGCGTCGCACCGGTCCATCCGGTCACGCCGCCCACGCACTGCGCTCCGCCGCCGCCGGTGACCACCCGCAGGGCCACCCCGCCGGCACCGCGCCACAGCCCGCCGCCTCCGGCGACCCGGGTGCTGGCGGCGGTGCCGGTGGCGCACCAGGCCGTACTCGCCTCCACCGGCGCGTCCGACGACCTGGACGTGCTGGTTCCCGGCGCCGCGGCGCTGGTGCTCGGCGGCGGTGTGCTCTACCGCCGCTCCCGTCCGGGACAGCGCTGA
- a CDS encoding beta-propeller fold lactonase family protein, which yields MNGPQLLVTGCYAPDMDGRGTGLTCYRRDPRDGSLTPVGALPLPSPSYLVQHPTLPLLYTTNEAGEEGSVSVVAIEDDGALRELARVPSQGGWPCHLAFGEGGRRLGVANYRTGTALLLDLDAAGLPTGGGRLWAGDPDAVGPRADRQDAPHAHMVVPGPDGLWTVVDLGTDQLRSHGPEGGPRPLAVTALPAGTGPRQLVRGADGLAYLAGELDSRLHVLRETAPGAWAVLGSVPATAVESAGGNLPAQLTVSGDGTRVYLSNRGADTVALFRTGSADELPRFVAEFPSGGSGPRHLEAVGDHLYVSNENSDTLTVHAVDAVSGALTVLRQYPTGSPTCALAVRPAVSRPRTTATGPAVD from the coding sequence GTGAATGGTCCCCAGCTGCTCGTGACCGGCTGCTACGCCCCGGATATGGACGGCCGTGGCACCGGCCTCACCTGCTACCGGCGCGATCCGCGCGACGGCTCGCTGACACCGGTGGGCGCGCTCCCGCTGCCCTCCCCGTCGTATCTGGTCCAGCACCCGACGCTCCCCCTCCTCTACACCACGAACGAGGCGGGGGAGGAGGGCTCGGTCAGCGTCGTCGCGATCGAGGACGACGGCGCGCTGCGCGAGCTCGCACGGGTGCCGAGCCAGGGCGGTTGGCCCTGCCACCTCGCCTTCGGCGAGGGCGGGCGGCGGCTGGGCGTGGCCAACTACCGCACCGGCACGGCGCTGCTCCTGGACCTCGACGCGGCCGGGCTGCCGACCGGCGGCGGGCGGCTGTGGGCCGGTGACCCGGACGCGGTCGGGCCGCGCGCCGACCGCCAGGACGCCCCGCACGCGCACATGGTCGTCCCCGGCCCGGACGGGCTGTGGACCGTCGTGGACCTGGGCACCGACCAGCTCCGCAGCCACGGCCCGGAGGGCGGACCGCGGCCGCTGGCGGTCACCGCGCTGCCGGCCGGTACCGGCCCGCGACAGCTGGTCCGCGGCGCGGACGGGCTGGCGTACCTGGCGGGTGAGTTGGACTCCCGGCTGCACGTGCTGCGGGAGACCGCGCCGGGCGCGTGGGCGGTGCTCGGCTCGGTCCCCGCGACCGCGGTCGAGTCGGCCGGGGGCAACCTTCCGGCCCAGCTGACCGTGAGCGGGGACGGCACCCGCGTCTACCTGTCCAACCGCGGCGCGGACACGGTCGCGCTGTTCCGCACCGGGTCGGCCGACGAGCTGCCGCGGTTCGTGGCCGAGTTCCCCTCCGGCGGCTCCGGGCCGCGCCACCTGGAAGCGGTCGGGGACCACCTCTACGTCTCCAACGAGAACTCCGACACGCTCACCGTCCACGCGGTCGACGCCGTGTCCGGGGCGCTGACCGTCCTGCGCCAGTACCCGACCGGCTCGCCCACCTGCGCGCTGGCCGTGCGCCCCGCCGTCTCCCGGCCGCGCACCACGGCGACCGGACCGGCCGTGGACTGA
- a CDS encoding ATP-binding protein, whose amino-acid sequence MSEVSIKAMGWAQSFPVRGGVRAGRRWALRHLDQLGWCAQAPDTVDDVLLAVSELITNAHVHARSDAQVVLIWDRTCLQVSVSDSSPDLPTRRHPDREHESGRGMAIVEAVSDTWEAHSKGNGKTISACFHPPGQPSPHDQSRSTSISVRRA is encoded by the coding sequence ATGAGCGAAGTGTCGATCAAGGCGATGGGCTGGGCCCAGTCGTTCCCCGTGCGCGGCGGCGTGCGGGCGGGCAGACGCTGGGCGCTGCGGCACCTGGACCAGCTCGGCTGGTGCGCGCAGGCACCGGACACGGTGGACGACGTCCTCCTGGCCGTCAGCGAGTTGATCACCAACGCGCACGTCCACGCGCGGAGCGACGCCCAGGTCGTGCTGATCTGGGATCGGACGTGCCTTCAGGTGAGCGTCAGTGACAGCTCCCCCGACCTGCCCACTCGGCGGCATCCCGACCGGGAGCACGAGTCCGGGCGGGGGATGGCCATCGTCGAGGCCGTGTCCGACACGTGGGAGGCCCACAGCAAGGGCAACGGGAAGACGATCAGCGCCTGCTTCCACCCGCCCGGCCAACCGTCCCCGCACGATCAGTCCCGTTCGACGTCGATCTCGGTCAGACGCGCGTAG
- a CDS encoding chaplin, with translation MQVKKIVAVAAATGGLVLAGAGVASAHGAQAEGAAWNSPGVVSGNTIQVPVHIPVNVCGNTISVIGLLNPAFGNSCKNF, from the coding sequence ATGCAGGTCAAGAAGATTGTCGCGGTCGCCGCGGCCACCGGTGGTCTGGTGCTCGCCGGCGCCGGGGTCGCGTCCGCTCACGGTGCGCAGGCCGAGGGTGCTGCCTGGAACTCCCCGGGTGTGGTGTCCGGCAACACCATCCAGGTGCCGGTCCACATCCCGGTGAACGTCTGTGGCAACACCATCAGCGTCATCGGTCTGCTGAACCCGGCCTTCGGGAACAGCTGCAAGAACTTCTGA
- a CDS encoding DUF5703 family protein, with translation MAPPKIVQQPEYEFRSLLLPRDVSRNEARRLLTEEAEYGHWELDRLRLYPDGRRKVVLRRKIIRQVRGWSFLSDHLTD, from the coding sequence TTGGCCCCACCCAAAATCGTCCAACAGCCCGAATACGAGTTCCGCTCGCTGCTGCTCCCGCGCGACGTCTCCCGCAACGAGGCGCGGCGGCTGCTCACCGAGGAGGCCGAGTACGGCCACTGGGAGCTCGACCGGCTCCGGCTCTACCCGGACGGGCGGCGCAAGGTGGTGCTGCGCAGAAAGATCATCCGCCAGGTTCGCGGCTGGTCCTTCCTGTCGGATCATCTGACCGACTGA
- a CDS encoding SpoIIE family protein phosphatase, producing the protein MVGTGDEEPSGCGPGSADDQAAQFSAMLEDSAVDLYENAPCGYLSTLMDGQIAKVNTTLLTWLGYRREDLVGRRRFADLLTVGGRLYHETHFAPLLSMQGEIGGIALELRTADGTRLPVLVTSVVKTGADGQPLLIRTTLFDARDRRAYETELLRARQEAEEARLEAEQAHRAVEAERARLQRLATTLQQTLLPPSLTAPAGLEVAAHYHIASIDEVGGDFYDLFPLADGAWGMFLGDVCGKGAAAAAITSLARYTLRAAAVYDPDPAAVLANLNTVLTHEYHGADPRFCTVLFGVLTPDTDHRDGGFHLTLAAGGHPPAILLRADGTAHHLPTHGGQLIGVIPDAHITTTSVRLDPGDTVLLYTDGLTEAHTTHLGRPKGDDDGRYGDQALLDFATRLAPTTAPATITALRGLLDTLGGGVDDDTALLALSIPHPIREPKQ; encoded by the coding sequence ATGGTCGGGACCGGCGACGAGGAACCGTCCGGCTGCGGGCCCGGCTCCGCGGACGACCAGGCGGCGCAGTTCTCCGCCATGCTGGAGGACAGCGCCGTGGACCTCTACGAGAACGCCCCCTGCGGCTACCTGTCCACCCTCATGGACGGGCAGATCGCCAAGGTCAACACGACCCTGCTGACCTGGCTCGGCTACCGCCGCGAGGACCTGGTGGGCCGTCGGCGCTTCGCCGACCTGCTGACCGTCGGCGGCCGCCTGTACCACGAGACGCACTTCGCGCCGCTGCTCAGCATGCAGGGCGAGATCGGCGGCATCGCCCTCGAACTCAGGACCGCCGACGGCACCCGGCTGCCGGTGCTGGTCACCTCCGTCGTCAAGACCGGCGCCGACGGCCAGCCGCTGCTGATCCGCACCACCCTCTTCGACGCCCGCGACCGCCGCGCCTACGAGACCGAGCTCCTGCGCGCCCGCCAGGAGGCCGAGGAGGCCCGCCTTGAGGCCGAACAGGCGCACCGGGCCGTGGAGGCCGAACGGGCCAGGCTGCAGCGCCTGGCCACGACCCTGCAGCAGACCCTGCTGCCGCCCTCGCTGACCGCCCCGGCCGGACTGGAGGTCGCCGCCCACTACCACATCGCCTCGATCGACGAGGTCGGCGGCGACTTCTACGACCTCTTCCCGCTGGCCGACGGAGCCTGGGGGATGTTCCTGGGGGACGTCTGCGGCAAGGGCGCCGCGGCGGCCGCCATCACCTCCCTGGCCCGGTACACGCTGCGGGCCGCCGCCGTCTACGACCCCGACCCGGCCGCCGTCCTGGCCAACCTCAACACCGTCCTCACCCACGAGTACCACGGCGCCGACCCGCGGTTCTGCACCGTCCTGTTCGGCGTGCTCACCCCCGACACCGACCACCGGGACGGCGGCTTCCACCTCACCCTGGCCGCCGGCGGCCACCCACCGGCGATTCTGCTGCGCGCCGACGGCACCGCCCACCACCTGCCGACCCACGGCGGCCAGCTCATCGGTGTCATCCCCGACGCCCACATCACCACCACCAGCGTGCGCCTGGATCCGGGCGACACCGTGCTGCTGTACACCGACGGCCTCACCGAGGCGCACACCACCCACCTCGGCAGACCCAAGGGCGACGACGACGGCCGCTACGGCGACCAGGCCCTGCTGGACTTCGCCACCCGGCTGGCGCCCACCACCGCGCCCGCCACGATCACCGCCCTGCGAGGGCTCCTCGACACCCTGGGCGGCGGTGTGGACGACGACACCGCCCTGCTGGCCCTCAGCATCCCGCATCCGATCCGAGAGCCGAAGCAGTGA
- a CDS encoding amidohydrolase family protein, with protein MTSNNRWCSPHADRHGVGVDIHLHDPGESGAAQLRAIAERTRALGLDGRVTVSHAYCLGELDDRVFAATAGALADSGVSVMTNGPAGPMPPVLRLRGHGVRVFAGSDNIRTPGGPTAPRTCSNAPAPSACATS; from the coding sequence ATGACGTCGAACAACCGCTGGTGCTCCCCGCACGCGGACCGCCACGGCGTGGGCGTCGACATCCACCTGCACGACCCCGGCGAGAGCGGCGCCGCCCAGCTGCGCGCGATCGCGGAGCGGACGAGGGCGCTGGGGCTGGACGGTCGGGTGACCGTCAGCCACGCGTACTGCCTGGGGGAGTTGGACGACCGGGTCTTCGCCGCCACGGCCGGGGCCCTCGCCGACTCCGGGGTGTCGGTGATGACCAACGGCCCGGCCGGGCCGATGCCCCCGGTGCTGCGGCTGCGCGGACACGGCGTGCGGGTGTTCGCCGGGTCGGACAACATCCGCACGCCTGGTGGCCCTACGGCACCGCGGACATGCTCGAACGCGCCGGCACCATCGGCCTGCGCGACGAGCTGA